Proteins encoded within one genomic window of Dermatophilus congolensis:
- a CDS encoding inorganic diphosphatase, giving the protein MSSASSNEPLFFDVTVEIPKGQRNKYEVDHETGRIRLDRMLFTSTQYPSDYGYIEDTLGEDGDPLDALVLLDQPTFPGVLIQCRAIGMFHMRDESGGDDKILCVPAKDPRAQDKQTLEDVSEFDRLEIQHFFETYKDLEPGKSVEGAHWADRETAERTVREAFQRAIDENFHNPLKPATSSPAPSHPTQAAESTESTES; this is encoded by the coding sequence ATGAGCAGCGCATCCAGTAACGAGCCGCTCTTCTTCGACGTCACGGTCGAGATCCCTAAGGGTCAGCGCAACAAGTACGAGGTGGACCACGAGACGGGTCGTATCCGCTTGGACCGGATGTTGTTCACGTCTACTCAGTACCCGAGCGACTATGGCTACATCGAGGACACGTTGGGTGAGGACGGTGACCCACTGGACGCGTTGGTGTTGCTGGATCAGCCGACGTTCCCTGGTGTGTTGATTCAGTGCCGTGCGATCGGCATGTTCCATATGCGTGATGAGTCTGGTGGTGACGACAAGATTTTGTGCGTGCCGGCGAAGGACCCGCGTGCGCAGGACAAGCAGACGTTGGAAGACGTGAGCGAGTTCGATCGTCTGGAGATTCAGCACTTCTTTGAGACGTATAAGGACTTGGAGCCGGGTAAGTCGGTTGAGGGTGCGCACTGGGCGGATCGGGAGACCGCTGAGCGTACGGTGCGTGAGGCTTTCCAGCGCGCGATCGATGAAAACTTTCACAACCCCTTGAAGCCAGCGACGAGTTCTCCGGCACCGAGCCACCCGACGCAGGCTGCTGAGAGCACTGAGAGCACTGAGAGCTGA
- a CDS encoding DUF3180 family protein — protein sequence MTGDRYGVRWRLLLVVALVAGGCGFGFLSWWQTVSGPLLMPSWGAAVVLLVVALSEFVVGMWLRRVVRGKSSRGMDVLVANRVLLGGQAAALTGAAVAGWFVSRVVVVASDLDAGSVQAGAWAAVAVALSGVAMACGGMFVQRCGRVDPPDGEGGVAAGG from the coding sequence ATGACGGGTGATCGCTATGGGGTGCGTTGGCGGTTGTTGTTGGTGGTGGCGTTGGTGGCAGGGGGGTGCGGTTTTGGGTTTTTGTCGTGGTGGCAGACGGTGTCGGGGCCGTTGTTGATGCCCTCGTGGGGTGCTGCGGTGGTGTTGTTGGTGGTGGCGTTGAGTGAGTTTGTGGTGGGGATGTGGTTGCGTCGAGTGGTGCGGGGAAAGTCTTCGCGGGGGATGGATGTGCTTGTTGCTAATCGGGTGTTGCTTGGTGGGCAGGCTGCTGCTTTGACTGGTGCTGCGGTGGCGGGGTGGTTTGTCTCGCGTGTTGTTGTGGTGGCTTCGGACTTGGATGCGGGTTCGGTGCAGGCGGGTGCGTGGGCTGCGGTGGCGGTGGCGTTGTCGGGTGTTGCGATGGCTTGTGGCGGGATGTTTGTGCAGAGGTGTGGTCGGGTTGATCCACCTGATGGGGAGGGTGGAGTTGCTGCGGGGGGGTGA
- the ftsH gene encoding ATP-dependent zinc metalloprotease FtsH translates to MDVKKIARQRWLWIVLLVIAILTAFNLATASDYQRIGTSQAEQLIAAKQVQKATFSDGDRLELTLKSAQDVGEAKGVQKVYTLYIPQRGSELVRALTQNLPPEGYTDEPPQSSWLGAIVTTLLPIALLFGLLMLLLSRMQGGGGRLMQFGKSKAKLADKERPTVTFEDVAGVDEAIEELYEIKEFLSEPSKFQAVGAKIPKGVLLYGPPGTGKTLLARAVAGEAGVPFYSISGSDFVEMFVGVGASRVRDLFEQAKSNSPAIVFVDEIDAVGRHRGAGLGGGHDEREQTLNQLLVEMDGFDASVNVILIAATNRPDVLDPALLRPGRFDRQIAVEAPDMIGRHRILQVHGKGKPLADDVDLLSVARRTPGFTGADLANVLNEAALLTARSNAQLIDNRALDEAIDRVIAGPQKRTRIMSAKEKKLTAYHEGGHALVAAALNHTDPVTKVTILPRGRALGYTMVLPDDDKYSSSRNEMLDELAYALGGRVAEELVFHDPTSGAANDIEKATETARRMITQYGMSERIGAIRLGSGGGEPFLGRDMGSQRDYSEGLAGVVDAEIRRLIEAAHDEAYEALQMNRDVLDTLVLELLEKETLGREALAEIFKPIRKLPRRDVWLSGEHRGVSELPPVMTPAEREAAAKKAEGGEQGASQLKESGDSTSVISPGAGPTTQTPKPPTGSAGDHMPGTTND, encoded by the coding sequence ATGGATGTGAAAAAAATTGCGCGCCAGCGCTGGCTGTGGATCGTGCTCCTTGTCATAGCGATCTTGACCGCGTTTAACCTCGCCACCGCGAGCGACTACCAGAGGATTGGCACCTCACAAGCCGAACAACTGATCGCTGCCAAACAGGTACAGAAAGCCACCTTCAGCGATGGAGACCGCCTCGAACTGACGCTTAAGTCGGCACAGGACGTCGGCGAAGCTAAGGGCGTCCAGAAGGTTTACACCCTCTACATTCCTCAACGCGGTAGTGAGCTCGTACGCGCACTGACCCAAAACTTGCCCCCCGAGGGGTACACCGATGAGCCACCGCAGAGCAGTTGGTTGGGCGCTATCGTCACAACTCTCCTGCCAATCGCGCTTCTCTTCGGCCTGCTCATGCTTCTCCTCAGCCGTATGCAAGGCGGCGGTGGCCGACTCATGCAGTTCGGCAAATCCAAAGCAAAACTGGCTGACAAAGAACGCCCCACCGTTACGTTCGAAGATGTCGCCGGAGTCGACGAAGCAATCGAAGAGCTCTACGAGATCAAAGAGTTCCTCTCTGAACCAAGCAAATTCCAGGCAGTGGGGGCCAAAATCCCCAAGGGTGTCCTCCTTTATGGCCCCCCTGGAACCGGTAAAACCCTCCTCGCCCGAGCCGTTGCTGGCGAAGCGGGAGTGCCTTTCTACTCAATTTCAGGTTCCGACTTCGTGGAAATGTTCGTCGGTGTCGGTGCCTCTCGTGTTCGTGACCTATTCGAACAAGCTAAATCCAACTCGCCAGCCATCGTTTTTGTTGACGAAATCGACGCCGTAGGACGTCACCGTGGCGCAGGTTTGGGCGGTGGCCACGATGAGCGCGAACAAACCCTCAACCAGCTCCTCGTTGAGATGGACGGGTTCGATGCCTCCGTAAACGTCATCCTCATCGCGGCCACGAACCGGCCCGATGTGCTAGACCCTGCGTTGCTGCGACCAGGACGGTTCGACCGACAGATTGCGGTAGAAGCACCGGACATGATCGGACGCCACCGCATTCTGCAGGTTCATGGCAAGGGCAAACCGCTTGCTGATGATGTCGATCTTCTCTCCGTGGCCCGACGTACCCCCGGCTTCACAGGTGCAGATCTGGCCAATGTCCTTAACGAGGCTGCACTTCTGACTGCACGTAGCAACGCTCAACTCATCGACAACCGGGCACTCGATGAAGCTATTGACCGGGTGATTGCCGGTCCGCAGAAGCGCACACGCATCATGAGCGCCAAAGAGAAGAAGCTAACGGCCTACCACGAAGGTGGTCACGCTCTTGTCGCTGCTGCTCTGAACCACACCGATCCGGTTACAAAGGTCACGATCTTGCCGCGCGGACGCGCCCTTGGCTACACCATGGTGTTGCCTGATGATGACAAGTACTCCTCCAGCCGCAACGAAATGCTTGATGAACTGGCTTACGCGTTGGGCGGTCGGGTTGCTGAAGAGCTCGTCTTCCATGACCCGACTTCTGGTGCCGCGAACGACATCGAAAAGGCGACAGAGACAGCTCGGCGCATGATTACCCAGTACGGCATGAGCGAACGGATCGGTGCGATTCGTTTGGGCTCTGGCGGTGGTGAACCATTCCTTGGGCGTGACATGGGCAGCCAACGTGACTATTCCGAGGGACTGGCTGGGGTTGTCGACGCTGAAATCCGCCGCCTTATCGAGGCTGCTCACGATGAAGCCTATGAGGCACTCCAGATGAACCGAGATGTGCTCGACACGTTGGTGCTGGAACTTCTCGAAAAAGAAACCTTGGGTCGGGAAGCTTTGGCGGAGATCTTTAAACCCATCCGTAAGCTGCCTCGTCGTGACGTATGGCTTAGTGGTGAGCACCGTGGTGTCAGCGAGCTACCACCGGTGATGACGCCAGCCGAGCGTGAGGCTGCTGCCAAGAAAGCTGAAGGTGGTGAACAGGGTGCATCGCAGCTTAAGGAAAGCGGTGACTCTACCTCCGTGATTTCTCCTGGAGCTGGCCCGACGACGCAAACTCCGAAGCCTCCGACGGGTTCTGCTGGTGATCACATGCCAGGCACCACGAACGACTAA
- a CDS encoding zinc-dependent metalloprotease, which yields MIDWKLAANTARTLTPPGPRVPLTEAKDAVAALRSSATRAHTLVADTARLHTDNEGPDALIIDRGTWIEANINSLAELLDPALDTFTSHNGRRAMSPWARSVSGKAAGTEMGGILAVLATRVLGQYITAYGQPPEAARLLLVAPNVVATEKRLHLNPNDFRLWVCLHEETHRVQFTAIPWLRDHMHNEQTILVDKLTTAAGGPLELVKALATRLPEATHEITQNGPVGIINLVLDLDTRERLDRLNALMTLLEGHADVVMDNVGPRHIPTVTTIRARFDDRRTPTNPIDFLLRRLLGIETKTAQYRDGAAFVRHIHERIGIDGFNTIWTSPETLPTPTEIHNPDIWIARVQP from the coding sequence GTGATCGACTGGAAACTCGCGGCAAACACCGCACGCACCCTCACCCCTCCAGGACCCAGAGTCCCCCTAACCGAAGCCAAAGACGCCGTCGCAGCCCTGCGCAGCTCCGCCACCCGCGCCCACACCCTCGTCGCAGACACCGCACGCCTGCACACCGACAACGAAGGCCCCGACGCCCTCATCATCGACCGCGGCACCTGGATCGAAGCCAACATCAACTCCCTTGCCGAGCTCCTCGACCCTGCCCTTGACACCTTCACCAGCCACAACGGCCGACGAGCCATGTCACCCTGGGCACGATCCGTCAGCGGCAAAGCAGCAGGCACCGAAATGGGAGGAATCCTCGCCGTCCTAGCCACCCGCGTCCTAGGGCAATACATCACCGCCTACGGCCAACCCCCCGAAGCCGCCCGCCTCCTGCTCGTTGCCCCCAACGTCGTCGCCACCGAAAAACGACTCCACCTCAACCCCAACGACTTCCGGCTCTGGGTTTGCCTCCACGAAGAAACCCACCGCGTCCAATTCACCGCCATCCCCTGGCTACGCGACCACATGCACAACGAACAAACCATCCTCGTCGACAAACTCACCACCGCCGCCGGCGGCCCACTCGAACTCGTCAAAGCCCTTGCCACCCGACTACCCGAAGCCACCCACGAAATCACCCAAAACGGCCCCGTAGGCATAATCAACCTCGTCCTTGACCTGGACACCAGAGAACGCCTCGACCGACTCAACGCCCTCATGACCCTCCTCGAAGGTCACGCCGACGTCGTCATGGACAACGTCGGCCCCCGCCACATCCCCACAGTCACCACCATCCGAGCCCGTTTCGATGACCGCAGAACCCCCACCAACCCCATCGACTTCCTCCTACGACGCCTCCTAGGAATCGAAACCAAAACAGCCCAATACCGCGACGGCGCAGCATTCGTCCGACACATCCACGAACGCATCGGCATCGACGGCTTCAACACCATCTGGACATCCCCCGAAACACTCCCCACCCCCACCGAAATACACAACCCAGACATCTGGATCGCACGAGTGCAACCATGA
- the folK gene encoding 2-amino-4-hydroxy-6-hydroxymethyldihydropteridine diphosphokinase, giving the protein MSGFGVGGFSAVDVPGDVVRIEGVRACGTHGVLDSEHVSPQPFVVDVAMLVDVSSAAASDDLSATVNYAEVAQQVTDVITGEHVDLVETLAVRIADAVLGYEVVEQVEVKVHKPHAPVGLPFSDVSVTVSRSDVRTAVVALGANLGSAGRTLALAVEALRGLPRTSVRAVSSVVETDPVGGPQQPVYVNAVAVLRTTLRPRTLLRALHEIEAEHGRVREVRWGARTLDLDLVQYGRPECQVGDVDVVVDEPDLVLPHPRAHERGFVLAPWVSADPGACLRVGSQVRLVRELLADMGLDEMGLPEGVRPGPEWVVLP; this is encoded by the coding sequence ATGAGTGGTTTTGGTGTTGGTGGGTTTTCTGCTGTTGACGTTCCCGGGGATGTGGTGCGCATCGAGGGTGTTCGGGCGTGCGGTACGCATGGGGTGTTGGATAGTGAGCATGTGAGCCCGCAGCCGTTTGTGGTGGATGTGGCGATGTTGGTGGATGTTTCTTCTGCTGCTGCTAGTGATGATTTATCGGCGACGGTGAATTATGCCGAGGTGGCTCAGCAGGTGACGGATGTGATCACTGGTGAGCATGTTGATTTGGTGGAGACGTTGGCGGTACGTATCGCTGATGCGGTGTTGGGGTATGAGGTGGTGGAGCAGGTTGAGGTGAAGGTGCATAAACCGCATGCGCCGGTGGGGCTTCCGTTTTCGGATGTGTCGGTGACGGTGTCGCGTTCGGATGTGCGTACTGCTGTTGTTGCTCTTGGTGCGAATCTTGGTTCTGCTGGGCGGACGCTTGCGTTGGCGGTGGAGGCGTTGCGTGGGTTGCCTAGGACGTCTGTGCGTGCGGTGTCGTCGGTTGTTGAGACTGATCCTGTGGGTGGGCCGCAGCAGCCGGTGTATGTGAATGCGGTGGCGGTTTTGCGGACGACGTTGCGTCCGCGCACGTTGTTGCGGGCTTTGCATGAGATTGAGGCAGAGCATGGTCGGGTGCGTGAAGTGCGTTGGGGTGCGCGTACGTTGGATTTGGATTTGGTGCAGTACGGCAGGCCTGAGTGTCAGGTGGGTGATGTTGATGTGGTGGTAGATGAACCAGATTTGGTGTTGCCGCATCCGCGGGCGCATGAGCGTGGATTTGTGCTTGCGCCGTGGGTGAGTGCCGATCCTGGGGCGTGTTTGCGTGTTGGTTCTCAGGTGCGTTTGGTGAGGGAGTTGTTGGCGGATATGGGATTGGATGAGATGGGGTTGCCTGAGGGTGTTCGACCGGGGCCGGAGTGGGTGGTGTTGCCATGA
- a CDS encoding NAD(P)-binding domain-containing protein produces MDRPARLAVGVVGMGRVGMVLGRALDQAGHTVGFVAPWQEDGCDEGLAGQWVPDAPVVDPVTAAASADLLLLAVPDERLPALVEHLVINGGFRPGQIVLHTGFTAGVSLMDQVVSEQILPVCVEPLVTFVGNSADVERFRGSPVLVSCLPELRPVGEALVIEMGAEPSFVAPDEVVRVRAALSYVEASLDAVVSGAKEMLSATGVDAVPHVLGVVLAGRADAMRRGEQPAARGALHGAEVVSADLRELGVVLGPVGQEVHVAAMRALVASAVFEGRLPAAGMAEILDVLHRPRSEGASE; encoded by the coding sequence ATGGATCGGCCTGCGCGGTTGGCGGTGGGTGTTGTTGGTATGGGGCGGGTGGGGATGGTTCTTGGTCGTGCTTTGGACCAGGCGGGGCACACGGTGGGTTTTGTGGCTCCGTGGCAGGAAGATGGTTGCGATGAGGGGTTGGCAGGGCAGTGGGTCCCAGATGCTCCGGTTGTGGATCCAGTAACGGCGGCGGCTTCAGCTGATTTGTTGCTCCTTGCGGTGCCGGATGAGCGGTTGCCTGCTTTGGTGGAGCATTTGGTTATCAATGGTGGTTTTCGTCCGGGGCAGATTGTTTTGCATACGGGTTTTACTGCCGGTGTTTCGTTGATGGATCAGGTGGTTTCGGAGCAGATTTTGCCGGTTTGTGTGGAGCCGTTAGTGACGTTTGTGGGGAATTCTGCGGATGTTGAGCGGTTTAGGGGCAGTCCGGTGCTTGTTTCGTGTTTGCCGGAGTTGCGTCCGGTGGGTGAGGCGTTGGTGATTGAGATGGGGGCTGAGCCGTCTTTTGTTGCGCCGGATGAGGTGGTGCGGGTGCGGGCGGCATTGTCGTATGTGGAGGCGTCGTTGGATGCGGTGGTTTCGGGGGCGAAAGAAATGTTGTCAGCTACGGGGGTGGATGCGGTGCCGCATGTGTTGGGGGTTGTGTTGGCGGGTCGTGCTGATGCGATGAGGCGGGGGGAGCAGCCGGCGGCGCGGGGGGCTTTGCATGGTGCGGAGGTTGTGAGTGCGGATTTGCGTGAGTTAGGGGTGGTTTTGGGGCCGGTGGGGCAGGAGGTTCATGTGGCGGCTATGAGAGCTTTGGTGGCTTCGGCGGTGTTTGAAGGGCGTCTTCCTGCTGCGGGTATGGCTGAGATCCTTGATGTGTTGCATAGGCCGCGTTCTGAGGGCGCTTCTGAGTGA
- the dacB gene encoding D-alanyl-D-alanine carboxypeptidase/D-alanyl-D-alanine endopeptidase — protein MRYRASALVATALFAAGTTYVAADALDIAPGALTSDLSIGPFRADPLPTTGPTAIPHPLPHLNPNAPQPRTNTLATRLAQPLAAPALGTNPGIMVTDAATGKTLYSARSTTPRTPASTAKILTATAIAAHTDLAGHRTTRVTRNKNTLTLVADGDTLLARGHGNPYATQGHAGLADLAERTAKALKNTPPPPGGWQLTLDDSTASGPALAPEWETADVHAGLTAPVTMLGLAEDRATPGHPTTHDPAMTATTAFRDALITAGIPVAEPITRTPKNAHKGKHIASIASAPIGDVLTLALAESDNALTESTARRAFADRGIPATFAEAGKHIITTLKSLGLDTTHSHLADASGLSRSSRVTVRLINKATTLAANKNHKQLTHILDNLPVAALTGTLHDRFATPQTTTGRGVVRAKTGTLTGIGGLTGTLVTNSGRLLTYTILADQAPPTTSLETRAALDYVATTLVSCGCN, from the coding sequence TTGCGATACAGAGCCAGCGCCCTAGTAGCCACAGCACTGTTTGCCGCAGGAACCACCTACGTTGCTGCCGACGCCCTTGACATCGCTCCCGGTGCCCTTACCAGCGACCTAAGCATCGGACCCTTCCGCGCCGACCCCCTACCCACCACCGGCCCCACCGCAATACCTCACCCCCTCCCACACCTAAACCCCAACGCCCCCCAACCACGCACCAACACCCTCGCCACCCGACTAGCCCAACCACTAGCAGCCCCCGCCCTAGGAACCAACCCCGGCATCATGGTCACCGACGCCGCCACCGGAAAAACCCTCTACTCCGCCCGCAGCACCACCCCACGTACCCCCGCATCCACCGCCAAAATTCTCACCGCCACCGCCATCGCCGCCCACACCGACCTCGCCGGACACCGCACCACCCGCGTCACCCGCAACAAAAACACCCTCACCCTCGTCGCCGACGGCGACACCCTCCTAGCCCGCGGCCACGGAAACCCCTACGCCACCCAAGGCCACGCCGGACTAGCCGATCTAGCCGAACGCACCGCCAAAGCCCTCAAAAACACCCCCCCACCACCCGGAGGCTGGCAACTCACCCTCGACGACAGCACCGCCTCCGGCCCAGCTCTGGCCCCCGAATGGGAAACCGCCGACGTCCACGCCGGCCTCACCGCCCCCGTCACCATGCTCGGGCTCGCCGAAGACCGCGCCACCCCAGGCCACCCCACCACCCACGACCCAGCCATGACCGCAACCACAGCCTTCCGTGACGCCCTCATCACCGCAGGCATACCCGTCGCCGAACCCATCACCCGCACACCCAAAAACGCCCACAAAGGAAAACACATAGCCTCCATCGCCAGCGCCCCCATTGGCGACGTCCTCACACTCGCCCTCGCCGAATCCGACAACGCCCTCACCGAATCCACCGCACGCAGAGCCTTCGCCGACCGCGGAATCCCCGCTACCTTCGCCGAGGCCGGAAAACACATCATCACCACACTCAAATCCCTCGGCCTCGACACCACCCACAGCCACCTCGCCGACGCCAGCGGCCTATCCCGCTCCTCCCGCGTCACCGTGCGCCTCATCAACAAAGCAACCACCCTGGCCGCCAACAAAAACCACAAACAACTCACTCACATCCTCGACAACCTGCCCGTAGCCGCCCTCACCGGAACCCTCCACGACAGATTCGCCACCCCACAAACCACCACCGGCCGCGGAGTCGTCCGCGCGAAAACCGGAACACTCACCGGCATCGGCGGCCTCACCGGCACTCTCGTCACCAACTCCGGACGCCTCCTGACCTACACAATCCTCGCTGACCAAGCACCCCCCACCACCTCCCTTGAAACCCGCGCAGCCCTCGACTACGTCGCCACTACCCTCGTCAGCTGCGGCTGCAACTGA
- the hpt gene encoding hypoxanthine phosphoribosyltransferase produces MDAKDMQGDLERVLLTEEQIQIRLGELAQQIWQDYQGKDLLLVGVLKGAVVVVADLMRALPGSAPMDWMAVSSYGSGTKSSGVVRILKDLDTDITNKHVLIIEDIIDSGLTLSWIIANLKSRSAASVEVCALLRKPDAAKTEIDVRYLGFDIPDEFVVGYGLDFAEKYRNLRCIGTLAPHVYEN; encoded by the coding sequence GTGGACGCAAAGGACATGCAAGGCGACCTCGAGCGCGTCCTGCTGACCGAAGAACAGATCCAAATCCGCTTAGGCGAACTCGCCCAACAGATCTGGCAGGACTACCAAGGAAAAGATCTACTCCTCGTCGGCGTGCTCAAAGGCGCCGTCGTTGTTGTCGCCGACCTTATGCGCGCACTACCTGGCTCAGCCCCCATGGACTGGATGGCCGTATCCTCCTACGGGTCCGGAACTAAATCCTCCGGCGTCGTCCGTATCCTCAAAGACCTCGACACCGATATCACCAACAAACATGTCCTCATCATCGAAGACATCATCGACTCTGGCCTGACCCTTTCCTGGATCATCGCCAACCTCAAGTCCCGTTCTGCCGCCTCCGTCGAAGTTTGCGCACTGCTACGCAAACCCGACGCAGCCAAAACCGAAATTGACGTCCGATACCTCGGATTCGACATCCCCGACGAATTTGTTGTCGGTTACGGCCTGGACTTCGCCGAGAAATACCGCAACTTGCGTTGCATCGGAACCCTGGCCCCCCACGTCTACGAAAACTGA
- the folP gene encoding dihydropteroate synthase → MKFPGARRLEEITAPPVVTRQETGVPSSLIMGILNVTPDSFSDGGSWVDPQTAVNHGLAMVAEGAAIVDVGGETTRPGAERTPESEEMRRVVPVVRALADAGVAVSVDTMRASVAAACVEAGAVMINDVSGGMADSAMPQVIAQSGALYVLMHWRGHSTTMQSAELTHYDDVVAQVCSEMLAQVGVFLEAGVAAEQIVLDPGLGFSKRAEHNWALLAGLKQVCGVGYPVLLGASRKTFLGAIDCDAQGNPSAPSERDAASAATSLVGQEAGVWAVRVHDVRSTLAALRVGAAVRAAR, encoded by the coding sequence ATGAAGTTTCCGGGTGCGCGGCGGTTGGAAGAGATCACTGCTCCGCCGGTGGTGACCCGGCAAGAAACCGGGGTGCCGTCTTCGTTGATTATGGGCATCTTGAATGTCACTCCGGACTCGTTTAGTGACGGTGGATCCTGGGTTGACCCTCAGACGGCGGTGAACCATGGTTTGGCGATGGTCGCCGAGGGTGCAGCGATTGTTGATGTGGGTGGTGAGACGACACGTCCTGGGGCTGAACGCACTCCCGAAAGTGAGGAGATGCGTCGGGTGGTGCCAGTGGTGCGGGCGTTGGCTGATGCGGGAGTGGCTGTGTCAGTAGATACGATGCGCGCTTCGGTGGCGGCTGCCTGCGTGGAAGCTGGTGCCGTGATGATCAACGATGTATCAGGCGGGATGGCAGATTCTGCGATGCCGCAGGTGATTGCGCAGTCAGGTGCGTTGTATGTGTTGATGCATTGGCGGGGTCACTCAACGACGATGCAGTCAGCGGAGTTGACTCACTATGACGATGTAGTCGCTCAGGTGTGCTCAGAGATGTTGGCGCAGGTAGGAGTGTTTTTGGAGGCCGGGGTGGCGGCTGAGCAGATTGTGCTTGATCCAGGTTTAGGTTTTTCGAAGAGGGCAGAACACAACTGGGCTTTGTTGGCTGGGCTTAAACAGGTGTGTGGGGTTGGTTATCCAGTGTTGCTGGGGGCCTCGCGTAAAACGTTTTTAGGGGCAATAGATTGTGATGCTCAGGGGAATCCTTCGGCTCCTAGCGAGCGTGATGCTGCCTCGGCAGCTACGAGTTTGGTGGGGCAGGAGGCTGGCGTGTGGGCTGTTCGTGTGCACGATGTGCGTTCGACGTTGGCTGCGTTGCGGGTGGGGGCTGCGGTTCGGGCGGCTCGGTGA
- the tilS gene encoding tRNA lysidine(34) synthetase TilS, protein MTGPHPAVAAIRLATRTTLATIAHQHPNTTILVACSGGPDSLALAAAAAFEAPRLGLHPGAVIIDHALQPNSHTITHSAATTCTNLGLHPVITHRVDTTTYSNTGPEAAARAARYTAFEATATSTNASAILLAHTQHDQAEQVLLGLLRGSGARSLAGMPPHRDLYHRPLLNTPAHLTHDACAALNLTPWHDPHNTDPRYTRVRTRELLDTIATELGPGIIPGLARTAELLRTDADTLDTIATHETTKLGPPPWDTQKIAELLPGIRRRVWRQLATTIGAPHGALTSTHVNQLDALITNWHGQGGVHLPGGHVITRTGTRVGPVTKP, encoded by the coding sequence ATGACCGGACCACACCCCGCCGTCGCAGCAATTCGCCTAGCCACCCGCACCACACTGGCCACCATCGCCCACCAACACCCCAACACCACCATCCTCGTCGCCTGCAGCGGCGGCCCCGACTCACTCGCCCTCGCCGCAGCTGCCGCCTTCGAAGCACCCCGACTCGGCCTCCACCCCGGCGCAGTCATCATCGACCACGCCCTCCAACCCAACTCCCACACCATCACCCACTCCGCAGCCACCACCTGCACCAACCTCGGCCTCCACCCCGTCATCACGCACCGCGTCGACACCACCACCTACTCCAACACCGGCCCCGAAGCCGCCGCCCGCGCCGCCCGCTACACCGCCTTCGAAGCCACCGCCACCAGCACCAACGCCAGCGCCATCCTCCTAGCACACACCCAACACGACCAAGCAGAACAAGTCCTCCTAGGCCTCCTGCGCGGCTCCGGAGCCCGCTCCCTCGCCGGCATGCCACCCCACCGCGACCTCTACCACCGCCCCCTACTCAACACCCCCGCACACCTGACCCACGACGCATGCGCCGCACTCAACCTCACCCCATGGCACGACCCTCATAACACTGACCCCCGCTACACCCGAGTCCGCACCCGAGAACTCCTCGACACCATCGCCACCGAACTCGGCCCAGGCATCATCCCCGGCCTAGCCCGCACCGCCGAACTCCTACGCACCGACGCCGATACCCTCGACACCATCGCCACCCACGAAACCACCAAACTCGGCCCACCCCCCTGGGACACACAAAAAATCGCCGAACTCCTCCCCGGAATCCGACGACGCGTCTGGCGCCAACTCGCCACCACTATCGGCGCCCCCCATGGCGCTCTCACATCCACCCACGTCAACCAACTCGACGCCCTAATCACCAACTGGCACGGCCAAGGAGGCGTACATCTACCAGGCGGACACGTCATCACACGCACCGGCACCCGAGTCGGGCCAGTCACCAAACCCTGA
- the folE gene encoding GTP cyclohydrolase I FolE, with translation MSGSTPVGNEGGQEIVEQAEKGPDTGQVRAASTAPVTDREVDQPRIAAAVREILIAIGEDPDRDGLRDTPLRVARAYQEIFGGLAMSGPDALTVTFDVHHDELIIVKDIEVYSVCEHHLLPFHGVAHVGYLPNEDGRVTGLSKLARLVDVYARRPQVQERLTAQVADALQETLDPRGVIVVIEAEHMCMSMRGVRKPGATTLTSAVRGQLRNAATRSEALGLILGGRK, from the coding sequence ATGAGCGGGAGCACACCTGTCGGCAACGAGGGTGGCCAGGAGATTGTCGAACAGGCTGAGAAGGGCCCTGATACTGGTCAGGTACGGGCGGCATCAACTGCCCCGGTGACTGACCGTGAGGTTGACCAGCCACGGATTGCCGCTGCGGTGCGGGAAATTCTTATCGCGATTGGTGAAGACCCGGACCGTGATGGGCTGCGGGATACTCCATTGCGTGTAGCACGGGCCTATCAGGAAATTTTTGGTGGTCTGGCTATGTCTGGGCCCGATGCGTTGACGGTGACCTTCGATGTGCACCATGACGAGCTGATTATCGTGAAAGACATCGAGGTGTATTCGGTATGTGAACACCATCTGCTGCCTTTTCATGGCGTGGCGCACGTGGGGTATTTACCGAACGAGGATGGCCGTGTAACCGGCTTGAGCAAGCTGGCACGGTTGGTGGATGTGTATGCGCGGCGTCCGCAAGTGCAGGAGAGGCTTACAGCGCAGGTCGCTGATGCACTGCAGGAGACGCTGGATCCGCGTGGGGTAATTGTGGTGATTGAGGCTGAGCACATGTGTATGTCAATGCGAGGGGTGCGTAAACCGGGTGCGACAACGTTGACGTCTGCGGTGCGTGGCCAGCTGCGTAATGCCGCGACACGTTCTGAAGCGTTGGGGTTGATTTTGGGAGGACGTAAATGA